AATCGGTTGCATCTTCACCAATTGTATTGTTATAGATCACAAATCGATCCAGACCGGGAATTTCACCGGTATCCAATTGAAAAAGTACTTTTGAAAATATGGTATTCAGGAAGTTCTTGTCGTTCGTACCTTCATTGATTACCGGAGATACCTGAAGTATTTCGTGTCCCCTCACAAAAACCATCCGGCACTTATCGGGGCTGAACTGTACTAAACCGGTAATTTTTTGATCCTCTTTTTCGTAATGATTTCTGAAGAGCCCAACCATTACTACTTCATCCGGTACAACATCATTGATAAAATATTTCTCACCAAAACGATCCGTTGCTCGATTCACCAATTGAAGTGTAGGTGACTCTTCATCAATGGATGCAATTACCAGATTACCATTATCCCTTAGAAAATATTGATATAGATCTTTATTAGGCTCTGTTCCATAAATTGCTTCAAGCTTTTCAGTAACAGCTTGCTGCACCTCTTTTTTCTTCAGCTCTTTAAAATTTTCAGTCTTTACAATCTGAAATATTGTATTTCCCGCTTCAATATTGAGAGAAAGCTGTACTTTATTCTTCTTAAAATCATCAAGGTACTGAACAATGAGTTCCTCATTGGTTTTAACCATGGAAGACTCTTCAACAAGGTCCGGTTCTTCAAAATCTTTTATTGGAGAGTCATCAAGATCATCTAAATCAATCTCAGCAAGTTCATCCAGACCTGAATCATCCTCATCTTCGTCTAAATCCAGTCCGAAAATGTCATCAGAATCTTCTTCATTAAAAACATCTTCACTGGAGATCTCTTCCTCCAATGCAGACTCTTTTCTTTCAGATTTTATAGGATCAATTAGTTTCAATTTATCCAGCCTCAAAAGTTGAAAACCTTTTTTATGAGGCTTAATCCGGGCTATCTTAAGATGATCGCCTTCAAGACTAATGCCAATATATTCACGAGATTTAAACATCCGGTATACGTTATGTTAGTCTAATCCAACTCGTTGAAAAGTTGTTGAATCCGTTTTTTGTTGTTTGCGTTATTAAATGCTTCTTCTTTGGAAATGCGGCCTTCATCATAGAGCCGTTTCAAATCCTGCTCCATGGTGTTCATGCCCAGTTCACTTCCCTCATTCAGCATCTGATAAATTTCATTTACGTTATTATTTCGAATCGCTGCCCGAATTGAGGGAGTTACCAACAGTACCTCCTTGGCCAAAACACGTTTTCCATCAAGGCTTGATACGAGTTTTTGACTGATAACACAAGTCAAAACATCTGCAAGTCGATTTCTTACCCGATCCTGTTCCTCAGTTGGCACCTCACCCAATATACGCTCAATACTTTCCATAGCCGAGGAGGTGTGAAGCGTACCAAAAGTTTTGTGTCCGGAGTCTGTAATTTCAAGAGTAGTGGTAATGGTTTCCGGATCACGAAGCTCACCAATCACAATAACATCCGGATCCTGACGCAGTGCCTGTATGGCTCCATCTTTAAATGACGTTACATCCCGTCCTACTTCCCTGTGCCTGATCACGCTGCGTATTGGGTTGTGAATCAATTCAACCGGAGAGGCGATGACAACAATGTGAGCATCTACGGTTCGGTTATTCGCATCAATAATTGTATCCAGTGTACTGGATTTACCTGAACCGGTTATACCAGTAACCAGTGTCAGTCCATATTTGTAATACTTGAGACTCAGAGCTTTTGCAATTTCGGGATGGACACCGAGTGTTTTAAACGGTCTGATTTCGGTGTCGATCTTACGCATATTAAGCGCCAGGGCCTCCAGATCCATATACATATTAGCACGGTAACGGCGGTTTCTGTTACCGTCCGTTTCAATCGTATAGGAAAAGTCGAGACTCTTTTTGTTCAGCAGCTGGTCGCGCTGAGTTTGAGTAAGAGCATTGTGAAGAAGAACGTCAGTCTCTCCGATGGGTAACTCAGCCTCCATCTTTAACGGAGATTTTTTACCAAAAACCCTGTACCAGATTTTACCTGAACAGCCATGACCTCCAATATCGATATCGGAGGCCTCAATTTTTTCCATGTAAACCAGAAATGCATTGAGGGATTTTCTAAGGGTCTTTCTCTCCTCTTCCGGCAGGTTGTTAACCATATCGCCAATAGCCGCGTGATACTCTAATCCTTTTTTTGATTCGGGTATCTGAGATACAATTTTTCCGCAAATTTCCCGGATAGGTTTAAAAGATATCGATGTACTCATGCAGGACTATTAGTTAGATCGTTAACCGAATATAAATAAAGTAGATGATTTTTAATTTTGAAAATAATAAGCAGTACTAAATGGATTGAAAACCTATAAATTTTTTACACGCCTAAAACACATTATTAAGTACTAAGAGGCTTTAAAATACCGTCATTCTGATCCCGAGCATTCGGGAGAAGAATCTGAATTAGATTAAATCTCCTTAAAAGAGATCCTTCACTTCGTTCAGGATGACTATTTCAGTTTTTCAAAGCATTATAATAAGCGATACTCAGATTCCATTGAATCCGTAAACTACTACTAAAGAGTACCCAAAACAGCGATTGTTACAAATTATCTGAACCTAAAAGAGTACTAAATTACTTCCAGCTTTCATTCCCCAAAAGCCTCTTTTTCAAATTCAAAAGCTGGATGTTCATATTTTCAATTTTCTTCTGCTGTATTTCAATAATATTCTTCGTGAAAATGTTAAAAAGCTTTTCCGGACGTCGTCTGAAATAGTTTAGCACATCATATCTCTGAAAAGCCAGCAAAATGGCATTCTCTTCACATACTACTTTTGCCATTCGGTTCTGTTTACTAAAAAGAAATGTTTCCCCTATAAAACTGCCTTCATCCAGCACAGCAAGCTGAATTTCATCTTTCCACACACCAACTTTCCCCTCACCAACCAGATAGGCCGTCTGAACCCGATCATGTTCATTCACAATCGTTTCACCCCGGAGGAATCGCTCTTCATTCCCCAGTTCCAAAAATGATAGAACATCCTCATAGTGGAAATTTTTTAAAAGATGCGGCGGATCCTTTAATAAATTCCGCATATAAAGTGGCATCATATTTAGTTTGTTACTGTCCGATCTGGTCATATTAGTCACCTACGCTTCAATTAATCATCCAGGGTAATTGCAATAATCTCCTCTACAGTGGTAATCCCTTCCTTAATTCGCTCACGGCCTGATCCACGCAATGTAAGCATTCCATTTTTAATTGCCTGCTCTTTTATGCGCTCCTCGTCAATATCACCGCCCGATTCCAAAATAATTCGCTTGATATCCTTACTGAAGAATAAAGCTTCATGAATCGCAGCACGACCCTTAAAGCCAATTCCATTACATTTATCACAGCCTACAGCTTTGTAAAAGGTTTCATTCTGAATCTCTTCTTCCGTAAAACCCAGACCGCGAAGTGTTTCAGGATGAGGTTCATACTGTTCCTTGCAATTGTTACAAAGTCGACGGATCAGACGCTGTGCCATCACAAGATTTACGGCATTGGCAATCAAAAAGGGCTCCACCCCCATTTTAAAAAGTCGGGACACGGCACTGGGGGCATCATTGGTGTGAAGCGTAGAAAAGGTAAGGTGACCGGTATTCGCCATCTTAATCGCAATTTCAGCGGTTTTAAGATCACGCATCTCACCAACCAGTACAATGTCGGGGTCATGACGAAGAATACCCCGAATCGCCATATCAAACGTCATGTTGTTGCTGATCTTCAGCTGACGTGCACCCTGAATCAAATATTCGACCGGTTCCTCAACCGTCAATACATTCTTTGAAGGATCAATTACGTAGTAAAGTGCCGCAACCAGTGTAGTTGATTTACCACTTCCCGTAGGACCCGTAATAATTACAATTCCTGACGGTTTCTCGATCGACTTTACAAAATCCTCTTTTGCTTTTTTCTGAAGACCCAGTACGTTCAGATCGG
This is a stretch of genomic DNA from Rhodohalobacter barkolensis. It encodes these proteins:
- a CDS encoding PilN domain-containing protein is translated as MFKSREYIGISLEGDHLKIARIKPHKKGFQLLRLDKLKLIDPIKSERKESALEEEISSEDVFNEEDSDDIFGLDLDEDEDDSGLDELAEIDLDDLDDSPIKDFEEPDLVEESSMVKTNEELIVQYLDDFKKNKVQLSLNIEAGNTIFQIVKTENFKELKKKEVQQAVTEKLEAIYGTEPNKDLYQYFLRDNGNLVIASIDEESPTLQLVNRATDRFGEKYFINDVVPDEVVMVGLFRNHYEKEDQKITGLVQFSPDKCRMVFVRGHEILQVSPVINEGTNDKNFLNTIFSKVLFQLDTGEIPGLDRFVIYNNTIGEDATDFFRKNFPDLKVEDFRFDSELITYEEGIKDIIPGYTTAIGIATTAANIGNSEYPTVSFLPEYISDRQKIFKLQWHGFILLVLIGASPIVLNHFYQQYAGEIEQLEQQNNRLQSEIQQLQPLVEESEELTMQLGQMQNQLQLLGDLSAENIKWSVTVDHFNRAAEEVGGLWINSFRQNNDVIMVDGYSLNRERIPQLANQFDSVTLLSVSREEVREREVFFFNMMIRSVIEDENMYTPDNVRSLNDLIN
- a CDS encoding type IV pilus twitching motility protein PilT yields the protein MSTSISFKPIREICGKIVSQIPESKKGLEYHAAIGDMVNNLPEEERKTLRKSLNAFLVYMEKIEASDIDIGGHGCSGKIWYRVFGKKSPLKMEAELPIGETDVLLHNALTQTQRDQLLNKKSLDFSYTIETDGNRNRRYRANMYMDLEALALNMRKIDTEIRPFKTLGVHPEIAKALSLKYYKYGLTLVTGITGSGKSSTLDTIIDANNRTVDAHIVVIASPVELIHNPIRSVIRHREVGRDVTSFKDGAIQALRQDPDVIVIGELRDPETITTTLEITDSGHKTFGTLHTSSAMESIERILGEVPTEEQDRVRNRLADVLTCVISQKLVSSLDGKRVLAKEVLLVTPSIRAAIRNNNVNEIYQMLNEGSELGMNTMEQDLKRLYDEGRISKEEAFNNANNKKRIQQLFNELD
- a CDS encoding Crp/Fnr family transcriptional regulator produces the protein MTRSDSNKLNMMPLYMRNLLKDPPHLLKNFHYEDVLSFLELGNEERFLRGETIVNEHDRVQTAYLVGEGKVGVWKDEIQLAVLDEGSFIGETFLFSKQNRMAKVVCEENAILLAFQRYDVLNYFRRRPEKLFNIFTKNIIEIQQKKIENMNIQLLNLKKRLLGNESWK